Proteins encoded in a region of the Salvelinus sp. IW2-2015 unplaced genomic scaffold, ASM291031v2 Un_scaffold334, whole genome shotgun sequence genome:
- the LOC112068240 gene encoding neuroligin-1-like, with protein sequence MYLFPLSLCKPNGRGLSFSPRPRCNMADTCLVWLLGLALRLSLTSCQKIDPANKLPTVTTNYGKLRGLKKDLNNEILGPVEQYLGVPYATAPIGDRRFQPPEAPGSWQEIRNATAFAPVCPQNVHGVLPEIMLPVWFTDNLDVAASYIQNQSEDCLYLNVYVPTED encoded by the coding sequence ATGTATCTTTTCCCTCTATCCCTGTGTAAGCCAAATGGGCGGGGTCTCAGCTTTAGTCCCCGCCCCCGCTGCAACATGGCCGACACCTGTCTAGTCTGGCTGTTGGGCCTggctctccgcctctctctgaCCTCCTGCCAGAAGATAGACCCCGCCAACAAGCTGCCCACGGTGACCACCAACTACGGCAAGCTGCGCGGGCTCAAAAAGGACCTGAACAACGAGATCTTGGGGCCGGTGGAGCAGTACCTGGGCGTGCCCTACGCCACCGCGCCCATCGGAGACCGGCGCTTTCAGCCGCCCGAGGCACCGGGCTCTTGGCAGGAGATCCGCAACGCCACAGCGTTCGCCCCGGTATGCCCGCAGAACGTTCATGGGGTGCTGCCGGAGATCATGCTGCCGGTGTGGTTCACAGACAACCTGGATGTGGCGGCCAGCTACATCCAGAACCAGAGCGAGGACTGCCTCTACCTCAACGTCTACGTGCCCACCGAGGACG